The following DNA comes from Acidobacteriota bacterium.
AACAACGTCGCGCCGATCATCACGGGGCGGCGACCGAGCTTGTCGGCCAGCATCGAAAAACCCAGCGAACCTAACAACACGCCCAACAGCGTCGCGCTGAACACCGGCGCCATCTGCGCGTTTTGCAGCTTCCAAGCCTGGATAAGCGCGGGCGCGATGTACCCCATCGCCTGCACATCGAAGCCGTCTACGATCAGGCAGACGCCGCAGAGAATGAAGATGCCGAGTTGATAGACACCCAATTCAGCCTCGTCAAGCGCCTGTGTGATGTTGATGCGCGCGTCTGTTTGCATGAAAACGTAAAGCGAAAGCGACAGCCGGACTTGGAACATTGCTTGCACGGTAAGCCGTGGCGCAGGGGCGTTTAGAGTTCCGCCTTTAGGCGGTCGGCGGCGCGTAGCGCCGTGTTTATGCGCCTGCGGCGCGCCACCGCCTAAAGGCGGAACTCTAAACGCCCCTGCGCCACGCGGTACTTTTCAATCATTGCTTCAAACTCGGTGGTTCCGGCTCTGTTGTTCCGGCTTAGAGCGCCTGCTCGCGCCAAAGCCCCAGCGCCTTTTGCACCGGACGATCCGAGAAGCTGAACAATACGGCTTCACTCGTTGCACTATGCGCGACGGGCTGCCAGTTCGGTACAACGAAAACATCGTGTTCCTGCCACGCAAAGGTTTGCGCGCCAACGCGACTGCTGCCGGAGCCTTCCGCCACGCAATAAATCGTGGCGTCGCTCGAACGATACGCCGCGCCTGAAAAGCCTGCCGGCAGCAGTTGCAGAAACGCGCCGATGGTCGGCAGCGGCGCGCCGCCTGTCGCCGGGTTGACGTATTGCAACTTGATGCCGTGCGTCGCATCCAACGGGCCGTTTTGATAAAGCTGCTGCAAGGCCGCGCGGCTGCGCGCATACGGATAGGCAAAGACCGGCGACGACAGACGCGGCGCGCGGTATTCGAGCGGCAACATATTCGCCGCGTAACACGCCTGCGCATCGCCTTCGGGACGCGCCAACGGTTGTTGCTCCGCCGGATAGTGTTCGGCAAAACTCCCGCTTAAGGAATTCACCAACGGAATATCCAATCCGTCCAGCCAAATGGCTGGCCCGGCGCCGTCCTCGCTAGCTGGTAGATTGCCGTGATCGTGCCACGCCCACGACGGCGTCAAAATAAAATCGCCCGCCTGCATCGCCGCCCGTTCGCCCTCCACCGCCGTAAAGCCGCCATTCGATTCCAACACAAATCGCAAGGCCGAAGCTTGATGCCGATGGCTGCGCGCGATTTCACCGGGCAGCACCAATTGCAAACCGGCGTACAAACTTTCGGTAATCCGCACGGAGCCGCGCAAGCCGGGATTTTCTAAAACGAGGACGCGGCGTTCGGCCTGCTCCGCGCTGATGCGCTGGCCCGCCTCCA
Coding sequences within:
- the gtdA gene encoding gentisate 1,2-dioxygenase, with the protein product MTKPFYAAPDASAAMREFYARLAQKNAAPLWEALAQLVTPEPVTLTQPAHWSYSELRPLLLEAGQRISAEQAERRVLVLENPGLRGSVRITESLYAGLQLVLPGEIARSHRHQASALRFVLESNGGFTAVEGERAAMQAGDFILTPSWAWHDHGNLPASEDGAGPAIWLDGLDIPLVNSLSGSFAEHYPAEQQPLARPEGDAQACYAANMLPLEYRAPRLSSPVFAYPYARSRAALQQLYQNGPLDATHGIKLQYVNPATGGAPLPTIGAFLQLLPAGFSGAAYRSSDATIYCVAEGSGSSRVGAQTFAWQEHDVFVVPNWQPVAHSATSEAVLFSFSDRPVQKALGLWREQAL